A region from the Streptosporangium sp. NBC_01756 genome encodes:
- a CDS encoding ArnT family glycosyltransferase: MDVRKEPRWSRWALVTACALGGVLYGWALGSMGYGNSYYAAAARSMSQSWSNFFFGAFDPLGVSTVDKPPGALWVQALSVRVFGYHGWALVMPQVAEGVLAVAVLHRAVLRWAGPAAASISAVVLALTPVTVAVNRDDNPDTLLVLLLVCAAYAATRAVRGDRPRWLLAAGALVGLAFTAKMLQAWLVAPALFAAWLVVRPSWRRLWQAAAAGGVMVAVSPAWVVAVDLWPGAKPYIGGSRDGGAWDLVVGYNGLGRVLGTRDGAGTGLGNAGPSMGGDPGWDRLFNDQVAGQIGWLLPFCVTALVAAVVMAVTRGRPDAPDGDGTPDGTAPAGPVRAGWVLWGGWLALCWAVFSFAEGIFHPYYTTQLGPAVAALTGAGAVTMWRLYLRPVGAAWALLPVAVGVTALWALVLVRRTPDWLPWLTPLIATAGALGAAGLPAGRFLLGASRPRALRIAAVSVAAAAVALLAAPAAWSAAEPLNGPDGTDGVNPSAGPQTGFGGGTGPGRGVPGRGGGGRPGGWRGDGTAPGQNGPNGPGTGGGGGFRAGQPGTAGPGTAGASAGPEGTGGGPAARGGGEGLSTWGVADGTLTASQRSVLDHVTAHRDGARILLATLSATGAAPYIIATGEDVIAMGGYNATDQAVSLERLQRLVGAGDLRFVQLSGFTGQGAEDDPRLTWVRRDCTQVPLDGVSDLYRCGA; this comes from the coding sequence ATGGACGTGCGGAAAGAGCCACGGTGGTCGAGATGGGCGCTGGTCACGGCGTGTGCGCTGGGCGGGGTGCTGTACGGCTGGGCGCTGGGCTCGATGGGATACGGCAACTCCTACTACGCGGCGGCGGCCCGCTCGATGAGCCAGAGCTGGTCGAACTTCTTCTTCGGGGCATTCGACCCACTGGGTGTCTCGACCGTGGACAAACCGCCGGGCGCGCTGTGGGTGCAGGCGCTGTCGGTGCGGGTGTTCGGCTACCACGGCTGGGCGCTCGTCATGCCCCAGGTCGCCGAGGGGGTGCTGGCGGTCGCCGTCCTGCACCGGGCCGTGCTGCGCTGGGCGGGCCCGGCGGCGGCCTCGATCTCGGCGGTGGTGCTGGCGCTGACGCCGGTCACGGTGGCGGTGAACCGCGACGACAACCCGGACACGTTGCTGGTCCTGCTGCTGGTGTGCGCGGCCTACGCGGCGACGCGCGCCGTCCGGGGCGACCGGCCGCGCTGGCTGCTCGCGGCCGGTGCGCTGGTGGGACTGGCGTTCACCGCCAAGATGCTGCAGGCCTGGCTGGTGGCCCCGGCCCTGTTCGCGGCCTGGCTCGTGGTCCGGCCGTCGTGGCGGCGGCTGTGGCAGGCCGCCGCCGCCGGCGGGGTCATGGTGGCCGTGTCGCCGGCGTGGGTGGTGGCGGTCGATCTGTGGCCGGGGGCCAAGCCGTACATCGGCGGCAGCAGGGACGGCGGAGCCTGGGACCTGGTGGTCGGCTACAACGGCCTGGGGCGGGTGCTCGGGACACGCGACGGAGCCGGGACGGGGCTGGGGAACGCGGGCCCGAGCATGGGCGGCGACCCCGGATGGGACCGGCTGTTCAACGACCAGGTGGCCGGTCAGATCGGCTGGCTGCTGCCCTTCTGCGTGACGGCCCTGGTCGCGGCGGTCGTCATGGCCGTCACGCGGGGCCGGCCGGACGCCCCTGACGGGGACGGGACACCGGACGGCACCGCGCCGGCCGGCCCGGTCCGGGCGGGGTGGGTGCTGTGGGGCGGCTGGCTGGCGCTGTGCTGGGCGGTCTTCAGCTTCGCCGAGGGCATCTTCCACCCGTACTACACCACGCAGCTCGGCCCGGCGGTCGCCGCGCTGACGGGGGCGGGCGCGGTGACGATGTGGCGGCTGTACCTGCGGCCGGTGGGAGCGGCCTGGGCGCTGCTGCCGGTGGCGGTGGGGGTCACCGCGCTGTGGGCTCTGGTGCTGGTACGGCGGACGCCGGACTGGCTGCCGTGGCTGACTCCGCTGATCGCGACGGCCGGGGCGCTGGGAGCGGCCGGTCTGCCGGCGGGCCGGTTCCTGCTGGGCGCGTCCCGCCCGCGCGCGCTGCGGATCGCGGCGGTCTCCGTCGCGGCGGCGGCCGTGGCCCTGCTGGCCGCACCGGCGGCGTGGTCGGCGGCCGAGCCGCTCAACGGGCCGGACGGCACCGACGGGGTCAATCCGTCGGCCGGGCCGCAGACGGGTTTCGGCGGCGGCACGGGCCCCGGACGGGGCGTTCCCGGGCGGGGCGGCGGTGGCCGCCCGGGTGGCTGGAGGGGAGACGGCACCGCCCCCGGCCAGAACGGCCCGAACGGTCCGGGAACGGGCGGTGGCGGCGGTTTCCGGGCCGGACAGCCGGGCACAGCCGGACCGGGCACAGCCGGCGCCTCCGCGGGGCCGGAGGGCACCGGCGGCGGGCCGGCGGCGCGGGGCGGCGGCGAGGGCCTGTCCACGTGGGGCGTGGCCGACGGGACGTTGACCGCGTCGCAGCGGAGCGTGCTGGACCACGTCACCGCCCACCGGGACGGGGCCCGGATCCTGCTCGCCACCCTGTCGGCGACGGGCGCCGCGCCGTACATCATCGCGACGGGCGAGGACGTGATCGCGATGGGCGGCTACAACGCCACGGATCAGGCGGTGAGCCTGGAACGGCTCCAGCGGCTGGTCGGGGCGGGCGACCTGCGGTTCGTCCAGTTGTCGGGCTTCACCGGTCAGGGCGCCGAGGACGACCCCCGGCTCACCTGGGTGCGACGCGACTGCACCCAGGTTCCCCTCGACGGGGTGAGCGACCTCTACCGGTGCGGCGCCTGA